Proteins co-encoded in one Candidatus Bealeia paramacronuclearis genomic window:
- a CDS encoding AarF/ABC1/UbiB kinase family protein translates to MPASAKKLLNVMDQGGISLRLKRYAETTSTVGGLMARLFGEKYLGISMDHGGYAGLLKSNMGNLKGPVMKIAQILAMVPDMLPQEYAEEFLTLQSNAPAMGWLFVKRRMKAELGPDWENLFQAFTHEATAAASLGQVHKVRNLEGRDLACKLQYPDMASAVNADLAQLKLFLNLYAKTSGAIDPQNLYLEIAERLHEELDYKREADHIRLFRAIFEGQNFVHVPEVIPELSTSRLLTMSWMPGQKLLEFKDAPQEIRNKICENLFRVWYFPFYKEGVLHGDPHLGNYTVREDLSLNLLDYGCIRLFPKSFIASVIQLYHALQNNDEELARNAYESWGFGTMTPELLTILNLWASYLYGPLLDDRIRPIDESLSGQNGRKIAGEILSELKKIGGVRPPREFVFMDRAAVALGSVFIHLKAELNWHRLYEELISSS, encoded by the coding sequence TTGCCCGCATCCGCGAAGAAGCTCCTTAATGTCATGGATCAAGGCGGTATTTCCTTACGCTTAAAACGCTATGCCGAAACGACCTCCACTGTGGGGGGACTCATGGCCCGCCTTTTTGGTGAGAAATATCTTGGAATTTCCATGGATCATGGCGGATATGCGGGGCTTTTAAAATCCAATATGGGTAATCTCAAGGGGCCTGTCATGAAGATCGCCCAGATCTTAGCTATGGTTCCCGATATGTTACCGCAAGAATATGCGGAAGAATTTCTAACCCTTCAATCCAATGCGCCAGCCATGGGCTGGCTTTTTGTCAAACGTCGCATGAAGGCAGAATTGGGACCTGATTGGGAAAATCTTTTTCAAGCGTTTACCCATGAAGCCACAGCAGCCGCCTCCTTGGGTCAAGTCCACAAAGTCCGTAATCTAGAGGGGCGTGATCTTGCGTGCAAATTACAATATCCGGATATGGCTTCGGCGGTGAATGCGGATTTGGCCCAATTAAAATTATTTTTAAATCTTTACGCCAAAACATCAGGTGCCATTGATCCACAAAATCTCTACCTTGAGATTGCCGAACGTCTTCATGAAGAATTGGATTACAAACGGGAAGCAGATCATATCCGCCTCTTTAGGGCGATTTTTGAAGGCCAAAATTTCGTTCACGTCCCAGAGGTCATTCCAGAGCTTTCAACCTCAAGGCTTTTGACGATGAGTTGGATGCCCGGACAAAAACTTCTCGAATTTAAAGACGCTCCACAAGAGATTCGCAATAAGATTTGCGAGAACCTTTTCCGTGTTTGGTATTTTCCTTTTTATAAAGAGGGAGTTTTACATGGCGATCCTCATTTGGGGAATTATACGGTGCGTGAGGATTTGTCCTTGAATCTTTTGGATTACGGATGCATTCGCCTATTTCCAAAATCTTTCATCGCAAGCGTCATTCAACTTTACCATGCATTACAAAATAATGATGAAGAGCTGGCCAGAAACGCTTATGAAAGCTGGGGCTTTGGGACGATGACACCCGAACTTCTTACTATTCTTAATCTTTGGGCGTCCTATTTATATGGACCCCTTTTAGACGACCGCATCCGTCCTATTGACGAAAGTTTGTCTGGACAGAACGGTCGTAAAATTGCTGGTGAAATTTTAAGCGAACTTAAAAAAATAGGGGGTGTTCGTCCCCCCCGCGAATTTGTTTTTATGGATCGCGCGGCTGTCGCTTTAGGATCTGTTTTTATTCATCTGAAAGCCGAACTCAACTGGCACCGCCTGTATGAAGAGCTGATTTCGAGTTCTTGA